The Astyanax mexicanus isolate ESR-SI-001 chromosome 24, AstMex3_surface, whole genome shotgun sequence genome has a segment encoding these proteins:
- the pparda gene encoding peroxisome proliferator-activated receptor delta has product MHRTKSDVLMMKSRGTGVMGGACLQNGVSSPCGSHTSLKGDPDEESLEEVLLDLGAEPGLRVEPELEVDVRLEEENSSSSLPDSHSPAPTAGSTDLSQASPPSLSEQLMLGRDEASGINVECRICGDKASGFHYGVHACEGCKGFFRRTVRMKLEYEKCERSCKIQKKSRNKCQYCRFQKCVILGMSHDAIRYGRMPEAEKRKLVAGLLASETTGSLNSSSSNLKTLAKRVNNAYQKNLNMTKKKARSILTGRTSSSPPFVVHDMDSLWQAENGLVWNQLVNEAPTHKEIGVHVFYRCQCTTVETVRELTEFSKSIPGFADLYLNDQVTLLKYGVHEAIFAMLPSLMNKDGLLVANGRGFVTREFLRSLRRPFSDIMEPKFEFAVKFNALELDDSDLALYVAAIILCGDRPGLMNVKQVEEIQDSILQALNQHLQTTHPENTYIFPKLLQRMADLRQLVTENAQLVQTIKKTESETSLHPLLQEIYRDMY; this is encoded by the exons ATGCACAGGACCAAGTCTGACGTTTTAATGATGAAGAGCAGAGGGACGGGAGTAATGGGCGGAGCCTGTCTCCAAAACGGTGTCTCCTCCCCCTGTGGAAGCCACACCTCCCTGAAGGGAGATCCAGATGAAGAAAGCTTAGAAGAGGTCCTCTTAGATTTGGGGGCGGAGCCTGGGTTGAGGGTGGAGCCTGAGCTGGAAGTTGACGTGAGATTGGAGGaggagaacagcagcagcagtctgcCGGATTCccacagccccgcccccacagcTGGCTCTACAG acctGTCTCAGGCGTCTCCCCCGTCCCTATCAGAGCAGCTCATGTTGGGTCGAGATGAAGCTTCAGGGATAAATGTGGAATGCCGGATTTGTGGAGATAAAGCGTCTGGATTTCATTATGGAGTTCACGCGTGTGAAGGCTGCAAG ggttttTTCCGGCGGACGGTGAGGATGAAGTTGGAGTATGAGAAGTGTGAGCGCAGCTGTAAGATTCAGAAGAAGAGTCGTAATAAGTGTCAGTACTGCCGCTTCCAGAAGTGTGTGATACTCGGCATGTCCCACGATG CGATCCGGTATGGTCGTATGCCCGAGGCTGAGAAGAGGAAGCTGGTAGCCGGGCTGTTGGCCAGTGAAACGACGGGATCTCTGAACTCCAGCAGCTCCAACCTCAAAACTCTGGCCAAGCGCGTGAACAACGCCTACCAGAAGAACCTCAACATGACCAAGAAGAAAGCTCGCAGCATCCTCACCGGCAGAACCAGCTCCAGCCCG cCGTTTGTGGTTCATGATATGGATTCGCTGTGGCAGGCTGAGAATGGTCTGGTGTGGAATCAGCTGGTGAATGAAGCTCCGACTCATAAGGAGATTGGAGTTCACGTGTTTTATCGGTGTCAGTGCACCACTGTGGAGACGGTTCGAGAGCTCACCGAGTTCTCCAAGAGCATCCCGGGATTCGCCGACCTCTACCTCAAcgaccag GTGACGCTGTTGAAGTACGGGGTGCACGAGGCGATCTTCGCCATGCTGCCGTCTCTGATGAATAAGGACGGGCTGCTGGTGGCGAATGGGCGGGGCTTCGTGACGCGAGAGTTCCTGCGCAGTTTGAGGAGACCCTTCAGCGACATCATGGAGCCCAAGTTTGAGTTTGCGGTGAAGTTTAACGCTCTGGAGCTGGACGACAGCGACCTCGCGCTGTATGTGGCCGCCATCATCCTCTGTGGGg ACCGACCAGGACTTATGAACGTGAAGCAGGTGGAGGAGATCCAGGACAGCATCCTGCAGGCTCTGAACCAACACCTCCAGACCACCCACCCAGAAAACACCTACATCTTCCCCAAACTGCTGCAGCGGATGGCCGACCTGCGGCAGCTGGTGACGGAGAACGCTCAGCTCGTCCAGACCATCAAGAAGACGGAGTCTGAGACGTCTCTGCACCCGCTGCTTCAGGAGATATACAGAGACatgtactga